The Pseudomonas sp. MPC6 nucleotide sequence CGCCGCCCGCATTACCCCGCGCACTCGCGCGTTGGCGCTCAACAGCCCGCACAACCCGTCCGGCGCCAGCTTGCCGCGCACCACCTGGCAGGCGCTGGCCGAGCTGTGCATTGCCCATGACCTGTGGCTGATTTCCGACGAGGTCTACAGCGAGCTGTTGTTCGAAGGCGAACACGTCAGCCCGGCCAGTCTGCCCGGCATGGCCGAGCGCACCGCGACCCTCAACAGCCTGTCGAAATCCCACGCCATGACTGGTTGGCGCGTCGGCTGGGTGGTCGCGCCACCGTCACTCGCCGGGCATCTGGAAAACCTCGCGCTGTGCATGCTCTACGGCTCCCCGGATTTCATCCAGGACGCCGCGGTCGTCGCGCTGGAGACCCAGCTGCCGGAACTCGAGGCCATGCGCCAGGCCTATCGCCAGCGTCGCGACCTGGTCTGCGAATGCCTGGCCGACTGCCCTGGCGTGCGTGCCCTGAAGCCCGATGGCGGGATGTTCGTGATGGTCGACATCCGCGACACCGGGCTCAGCGCCCAGGCCTTCGCCGACCGCCTGCTGGATCGACACGGCGTCTCGGTGCTGGCCGGTGAAGCGTTCGGCCCGAGTGCCGCCGGGCACATTCGCCTGGGGCTGGTGGTGGGCACCGAACCCCTGCGCGATGCCTGCCAGCGGATTGTCCGCTGCGCCAATGAGTTGATGGAGGGGCGGGGCGATGCGTAATTACAGCAGGCTGTTTATGGATGGCGCCTGGCACCTGCCTTCCGGCCAGGGCCTGGCCGAGGTGATCAACCCGGCCACTGAACAGGTCGCAGGCTCCGTGCCGTTGGGCGACGAGCGTGACGTTGATCGCGCTGTGGCCGCGGCCCGACGGGCCTTTGGATCATGGTCGCGCACCTCGTCCAGCGTCCGCGCGGCGTATATCCGCGCACTGGTCGAGCAGCTGCGAGCGCGGGCGGACGAAATGGCGCAGGTGATCACCGCCGAGCTCGGCATGCCGGTGCAGTGGTGTCGCTCGGTGCAGGTTGAGGGACCGATCGCCGGGCTGGAACACTACGTCGAAATCGCCGGGTTGATGGATGAGGTGCGCGAGGTCGGCAACTCCCTGGTGATTCGCGAGGCGGTGGGTGTCTGTGCCTTCATCAATCCGTGGAATTACCCGCTGCACCAGTTGATCGGCAAGCTCGCGCCGGCACTGGCGGCCGGCTGCACGGTGGTGGTCAAGCCGAGCCAGGAAACCCCGCTGCATGCCTTCCTGCTGGCGGAAATGATCGAGGCCATCGGTCTGCCGGCGGGGGTGTTCAACCTGGTCAGCGGGCCCGGTTCCAAGGTCGGTGAAGCCTTGGCCAGGCACCCGGATGTCGACATGATCTCGTTCACCGGCTCCACCGGCGCCGGCGTCCGCGTGGCCCAGGCGGCAGCGCCTTCGGTCAAGCGGGTGTGCCTGGAACTGGGCGGCAAGTCGCCGCTGCTGATCGGCGAAGATGCCGATCTGGCGGCAGCGGTGCGCTACGGCGTGCAGGATGTGATGATCAACTCCGGACAGACTTGCACTGCCTTGACCCGCATGCTGCTGCCCGCCAGCCGTTATGCCGAGGCGCTGGAGCTGGCCCTGGCCGAGACCCGAAGCCTGCGCATGGGCGATCCGCTCGACCCGCAGAGTTTCCTTGGCCCGATGTGCTCGGCCGCGCAACGGCGCACCGTGCGTGATTACATTCAAGTCGGTCGGCAAGAGGGCGCGCGGCTGCTGTGTGGCGGTGAATCGGCCGACGAGTTCGAGCGCGGGTTTTACCTCAAGCCGACGCTGTTTGCCGACGTCGACAATCGGATGCGCATCGCCCAGGAAGAAATCTTCGGCCCGGTGCTGTGCCTGATCCCCTATGCGGATGAAGCCCAGGCCATCCAGATCGCCAACGACTCGCCGTTCGGCCTGTCCAGCGGCGTATGGGCCGGTAGCGCCGAGCGTGCACTCGGGCTGGCGCGGCAGCTGCGCGCCGGGCAGTGCTTTATCAACGGCGCGGCGTTCAACTATCAGGCGCCGTTTGGCGGCTATAAACAGTCAGGCAATGGTCGCGAATGGGGTGAAGAAGGGCTGGCCGAGTTTGTCGAGGTGAAAGCGATGCAGCTGTGATCTCGCCATGAGCGCGGGCGGGCCGCAGGCCCGCATGGCGTTATACCTGGGCACCTCGCTGCTGCAACTGGCAGCGGGGTGGCCCAAGCACCGCAAAAAGATCCCAGGCTGCGCCAGCGCCTGCACCAGCCAAATCAAGCCCTGTCGCGGTTTTCCAGCGGGGTATCGAAGGCCACGAACAACTGGTCGGCGGTGATGCTTCCGAGATCCAGCCGCATGTTGTTTTCCAGCATGGCGAACAGCCGGGTGAACACTTCGAAGACCTTGCAATGGTCTTCCATGCCGGAGAACGGGTTGTCGATTTTCTCGGCGATCAGCGAGCTTTCCTGCACCGCGTCGTAGACCTCGCGCAGGGTGATTTCATTGGCGGGCCTGGCCAGGGTCAGCCCGCCCTTGGCGCCGCGATAGGACTTGAGAATGTCCGCCTTGACCATCTGCGACACCAGATTGCGCACCCGCGTCGGGTGGGTTTTTACCCACTTGGCAATGGTTTCGGTGCGCAGCTTCTGCGGTGCGTTAGCGGCAACGAACGACAGGATGTAAGAAGCGGTGATCAAGCGGGTCGACTGGCTCATGAGGCGGAAGGCTCCCTGTAGAAACCGGATTATTCAATCGATGAAAAATACCCGTCAGGGCGTGGAATTTACGTTGTGAAGTCGTTAATGTATTTGTTACGGTAACAATTAGGAATGTTAGCAGATTCGGTAGGACCTTCGAATCATTTTCTCTGCAATCGATCAGGGGCAATGTAATGAGCGATAACAAAAACAAGATTACTCAAGCGATTAATGACTGCAATCTTCCTCGTCGGGATTTCCTCAAAGGCAGC carries:
- a CDS encoding pyridoxal phosphate-dependent aminotransferase: MRFSDLTQRVAGDGAAAWEIHYRALALQEQGRDILLLSVGDPDFDTPVPIVQAAIDSLLAGHTHYAEVRGKRALRESIAKRHRQRSGQPVDADQVVVLAGAQCALFSVAQCVLNPGDEVIVAEPMYVTYEAVFGACGAVVIPVPVRSENGFRVLPEDVAARITPRTRALALNSPHNPSGASLPRTTWQALAELCIAHDLWLISDEVYSELLFEGEHVSPASLPGMAERTATLNSLSKSHAMTGWRVGWVVAPPSLAGHLENLALCMLYGSPDFIQDAAVVALETQLPELEAMRQAYRQRRDLVCECLADCPGVRALKPDGGMFVMVDIRDTGLSAQAFADRLLDRHGVSVLAGEAFGPSAAGHIRLGLVVGTEPLRDACQRIVRCANELMEGRGDA
- a CDS encoding aldehyde dehydrogenase family protein, with amino-acid sequence MRNYSRLFMDGAWHLPSGQGLAEVINPATEQVAGSVPLGDERDVDRAVAAARRAFGSWSRTSSSVRAAYIRALVEQLRARADEMAQVITAELGMPVQWCRSVQVEGPIAGLEHYVEIAGLMDEVREVGNSLVIREAVGVCAFINPWNYPLHQLIGKLAPALAAGCTVVVKPSQETPLHAFLLAEMIEAIGLPAGVFNLVSGPGSKVGEALARHPDVDMISFTGSTGAGVRVAQAAAPSVKRVCLELGGKSPLLIGEDADLAAAVRYGVQDVMINSGQTCTALTRMLLPASRYAEALELALAETRSLRMGDPLDPQSFLGPMCSAAQRRTVRDYIQVGRQEGARLLCGGESADEFERGFYLKPTLFADVDNRMRIAQEEIFGPVLCLIPYADEAQAIQIANDSPFGLSSGVWAGSAERALGLARQLRAGQCFINGAAFNYQAPFGGYKQSGNGREWGEEGLAEFVEVKAMQL
- a CDS encoding Rrf2 family transcriptional regulator; the encoded protein is MSQSTRLITASYILSFVAANAPQKLRTETIAKWVKTHPTRVRNLVSQMVKADILKSYRGAKGGLTLARPANEITLREVYDAVQESSLIAEKIDNPFSGMEDHCKVFEVFTRLFAMLENNMRLDLGSITADQLFVAFDTPLENRDRA